Below is a genomic region from Desulfovibrio intestinalis.
AATAAATAGCGGTGCTGTCTTCATCCGTAGCTTCTTGCGCCGCAACGGCTGAAGCTGCGTTGCGCCTCCACGGCGGGCGTCTGCTTACGCAGACACCTGAGTATTTCAAAGTTGAAATGCTCTAATCCGTCTCAATTTCAGCAGCTTTTACACCCACCTGCCAGTGAGGCTATGTAGATGTAAAATTAGAGCATTTTAACATTGAAAAAGTTTAAATGCTCTGACACTGCACAAGATTGCAGCGTGCCGCAACGGGCGTGGATTCTACTGAAAATCGTATCTTTTGGCAGATCAACGTTGAAATGCATTGTATTCCAACGTTGATCTGCTCAAGTGCAGTTCTTGTTGTACGCCCATTGTTCTGCGCTGCCCCGACTTTAGAGCATTTTTTGCAATGCCTTAGGGGCTGCGCAGTAAACGCTTGCCACAACGGGCATGTCTCAGCCTTTGAGGATGTGTGCCCTCAAAAGTTACCTGCCCTGTGTGGCAATGCCCGCAACTGACCAGGAACCTGCTGCCGGAGTATGAGCCAAGTTGGCGTTTACCCCAAAGGCAGGCGTTGTTCAGCCGTGCTGTTTTATTACAAAACTTGCGCCAGGGTAAGCTGATATTATTAGAAAATTTATCTCACTGCCTGCTGTTTAGGGCAGGGGGGCCAGCATATCCAGCCCCGTTCCCACGGGCAGACCGCACATAAGGTTGGCATTGGCCAGAGCCTGCCCCGAAGCGCCGCGGCACAGATTGTCAATGGCAGACAAAATGGTGAGCCTGCCTGTGCGGGGGTCTACCACAAGACCAAGATCGCAGAACATGCTGCCGCGCACATAGCGTGTTTCGGGCAAAGATCCCTTGGGCAACACGCGTATCCAGGGGCTGTGCGCCCAGGTGGCCATAAAGGCTTCGCGTACTTGATCCAGCGTTGTGGCAGGGTTCTTCAGTTTTGTATAAATGGTGGACAAAATACCCCGGTTGAGCGGCAAAATATGGGTGTTGAAAGAAAGGCGCACCTCGTGACCAGCCAGGAGAGAGACCTCCTGCTCGATTTCCGGCGTGTGCCTGTGCGTGGGCAGGCCGTAAGCGCGGAAATTATCCGACACTTCGCAGAAAAGCGTTCCCAAAGCGGCCTTGCGGCCCGCACCTGTAGCACCGGACTTGGCGTCCACCACAATATCGTCTGTTTCAACAAGCCCGTTCTTTATTGCCGCGTAGAGGCCCAGAATCACCGATGTGGGATAGCAGCCGGGGTTGGCGATAAGGCTGGCGCGCGACACTTCCGCAGCATAGAGTTCCGGCAGGCCATAGACGGCTCTGGGCAGGATGTCTTTGTGCGTGTGTTCGTGCCTGTACCATTCAGTATAGATTTCAGGGTCACGCAGGCGAAAATCGGCAGAAAGGTCCACAACTTTGGTTCCGGCCTTCAGCAAGGGCGCGGCCATGTCCATAGCTGTACCCGCAGGCACGGCAAGAAAAACCACATCACATTCTTTGGCAGCCTGTTCTGCATCAAAGACGCTTATGACAACATCCGAACCGGGCATGTGTTCCAGAAATGGGTAGTATTCGCCAAGGCGTTTGCCAGCCTCGGCCCGCGAACAGGCCATGCTTAGGCGCATAGACGGATGGCTGACCAAAAGCCGCGCCAGTTCCATGCCCGCATACCCCGTAATACCCACCAGACCAGCTTTGAATGTCTTCATGCCCCAATCCTTCTTGCACGCCGTCAAGGCATCTGAAAATTGTACACAACGCCCGCCGCTTGTAAGACAGACGCGCCTTTTGATTACATGTTCGCCGCCAGCGCCCGTGGGCGCATGCGCGAAATTTATGCGGGCTTCTGATCCTTGCCGGACAGGCATTCACAGTTGGGCCCGCATTTCATGACAAACTTCATGCGCAGTTCAAACAGAATGCTTTCAAGCAGCTTGCGCTCCTGATCGTCAAGGCAGTTCTGTGTCTTCATGTGCAGCATCTCAAGCACGTCAATACTGTGCTTGGCCATAGGCAGGCTGGTTTCCATACTTCCGGTTTCCGGGTTGGGAACTTCACCCAAGTGCACCAGAGCGGAAGAAGCAAGAGAAAGAATAAACGTAGAAAACGTCACTTCAGGCATAGGCCCGGATGAGCATCCGCAGGAATTCTGGCTCATGGTGACCTCGTGGCGCGGGGCGCCTGGCTTGTCAGGCACGGCAGGCCGCACCAGGTAAGTGGTAAGGACAAGTTACAGAGCATCTCACACCTGAAATGCTTTGGGTATTTGTCCTCAAATCGTTGCTGCAAACCAGGCGCAAGCTGCCTTGGCCAACGTTAAGCAACGTATTTCGATAGCACTGCTCTGGAGCCGATTAGCTCTGAAATACTTTACATTTCAAAGCTGTCATTCTGCCCAAAGTACAACTTTCGGCAGAATATACACTTGTTGCGGCACGCTGTGCGCTTGCGCAACGTTAGAGCATGTGGGCTTTTTTACGTTAAATGCCCTAACTGTTGTACACAAGGGGCAGAGGTTCGCCCGGTTCGCCCGCAAGAGCGGCGCGGTAGGCGGCCAAACCCTGTTCAATGTAATCACGTGAGCCACAATATCCGCCCACGGAGCACAGGCAGTCATTAAGCGCGTAAATACCGGCAACCACATCGGCCCAGTCTACCCAGCCCATGTGCCCAACGCGCGCCATGCGGCCCTTGAAGTGGTCCTGCCCGCCTGCCATCGACACGCCGTGTTTTTCCTGCGCCATGCGCAGAACTTCAACGCCGTCAACGCCGTCAGGCAGCATCACACTGGTGATGCCCCAGGCAAAGTCTTTTTTGGCAAATAGCTCCAGCCCCATAGCCGTAAGGCTGGCGCGGGTCAGCATGGTCAGCGCCCATTGCTTGGCATAAAGAGCTCTAAGGCCGTTCTCAAGCAGCATATCCAGGCTTTCCTTGAGCCCAAGGATAAGCCCCACGGGGGAAGTGAAGAGCGTCTGGCCCTTGTGAACGTACTCCCGTTCCTTGATCAAATTGAAATAGAAACAGCCCGGCGTCTGTTTTTCGGCGCATGCCCACGCCCTTTCGGACAGGGCCAGCAGGGCGAGGCCAGGAGGCAGCATAAGGCCTTTTTGCGAGCCAGTGAGCAGGCAGTCCACGCCCCAGGCGTCCATCGGGCAGGGGGAAAGCCCCACTGCGGATATGCCGTCCACCAGCAGCAGCGTTTCGCTGTTGCGCGTGATGCGGGCCACTTCTTCCACAGGATGCAGCACGCCCGTAGACGTTTCAGAAAGCTGAATAAGCACGCCAGCGATGGACGGATCAGCCTTCAGGGCCGCTTCCACAGCCTGCGGTGCGACAGCTTTACCCCAGGGCACAACAATGGATTCTACCTCAAGGCCGTGCGAAAGGGCAATTTCACGCCACCGCTGGCCGAACTTGCCGCCCTCAATCACCAGCACTTTCTGGCCGGGGGCAAAGAGATTGTAAACAGCCGCCGTCATTGCGCCCGTACCGGAACAGGACAAGGGCAACACTGTGCTGGTAGTGCCAAAAAGCGTTTTCAGGCTTACCTGTACCTGCGCCATGATCTCTTTGAATTCACCCTTGCGGTGATGGATCATGTCCCTGGCCAGAACCAGGCGCACGCGCTCCGGCAGAGGCGTGGGGCCGGGAGTGAGCAGGCGAAACTTGTTGAGCATGTGGCTGTTCCTCGTGGTTTATGCGCCGGATGATGCGTAGTCCTGTCGCGCCGTAGTGTGCGGTTGCCGTCTTATCCATCGGGGCATGGCGTCAAAAATATTGCAGTCATGCAGTTTGCGCCCGTGCGCTTCCGGCGTCAAGCTTTTGGGGCGTATACGTCGGTTTTGCGGCGTCTTGCATACAGGCTTCAAAAGTTGTTTGCAGCATGTTT
It encodes:
- a CDS encoding DUF1844 domain-containing protein, whose amino-acid sequence is MSQNSCGCSSGPMPEVTFSTFILSLASSALVHLGEVPNPETGSMETSLPMAKHSIDVLEMLHMKTQNCLDDQERKLLESILFELRMKFVMKCGPNCECLSGKDQKPA
- the argC gene encoding N-acetyl-gamma-glutamyl-phosphate reductase; this encodes MKTFKAGLVGITGYAGMELARLLVSHPSMRLSMACSRAEAGKRLGEYYPFLEHMPGSDVVISVFDAEQAAKECDVVFLAVPAGTAMDMAAPLLKAGTKVVDLSADFRLRDPEIYTEWYRHEHTHKDILPRAVYGLPELYAAEVSRASLIANPGCYPTSVILGLYAAIKNGLVETDDIVVDAKSGATGAGRKAALGTLFCEVSDNFRAYGLPTHRHTPEIEQEVSLLAGHEVRLSFNTHILPLNRGILSTIYTKLKNPATTLDQVREAFMATWAHSPWIRVLPKGSLPETRYVRGSMFCDLGLVVDPRTGRLTILSAIDNLCRGASGQALANANLMCGLPVGTGLDMLAPLP
- a CDS encoding pyridoxal-phosphate-dependent aminotransferase family protein, which produces MLNKFRLLTPGPTPLPERVRLVLARDMIHHRKGEFKEIMAQVQVSLKTLFGTTSTVLPLSCSGTGAMTAAVYNLFAPGQKVLVIEGGKFGQRWREIALSHGLEVESIVVPWGKAVAPQAVEAALKADPSIAGVLIQLSETSTGVLHPVEEVARITRNSETLLLVDGISAVGLSPCPMDAWGVDCLLTGSQKGLMLPPGLALLALSERAWACAEKQTPGCFYFNLIKEREYVHKGQTLFTSPVGLILGLKESLDMLLENGLRALYAKQWALTMLTRASLTAMGLELFAKKDFAWGITSVMLPDGVDGVEVLRMAQEKHGVSMAGGQDHFKGRMARVGHMGWVDWADVVAGIYALNDCLCSVGGYCGSRDYIEQGLAAYRAALAGEPGEPLPLVYNS